In Geotalea uraniireducens, one genomic interval encodes:
- the fabG gene encoding 3-oxoacyl-ACP reductase FabG, with the protein MECAEQTVVVTGGTRGIGRAISLRFAAAGARVTAAYLANEQAAEELEAAAASLPGTITTIKADVSTGAGAIAVIDAAAGPSGHLDVLINNAGIIRDVYLPMMAEEDWETVLRTNVSPLFHCCKWGVRKMLAKRRGAIVNVASISAYAGTPGQTNYAASKGAAISFTKALSREVGPMGIRVNAVAPGLIETEMIAGMKQEIVQSIVKSTALGRLGQAAEVAEAVLFLASDRASYISGQCLIVDGGII; encoded by the coding sequence ATGGAATGTGCCGAGCAGACTGTAGTCGTTACCGGCGGGACGCGGGGAATCGGTCGGGCCATCTCGCTCCGCTTCGCCGCCGCCGGGGCCCGGGTAACCGCCGCCTACTTGGCCAATGAGCAGGCGGCCGAGGAGCTGGAGGCGGCAGCGGCTTCCCTGCCGGGAACGATCACCACCATCAAAGCCGACGTCAGTACCGGCGCCGGCGCCATTGCAGTCATCGACGCCGCTGCCGGTCCGAGCGGCCATCTCGACGTCCTGATCAACAACGCCGGAATTATCCGCGACGTCTACCTGCCGATGATGGCTGAGGAAGATTGGGAGACAGTGCTCCGAACCAACGTCTCGCCGCTGTTCCACTGCTGCAAGTGGGGGGTACGCAAGATGCTGGCGAAGCGCCGTGGGGCCATCGTCAATGTCGCCTCGATTTCCGCTTACGCCGGCACGCCGGGGCAGACCAACTACGCGGCCAGCAAAGGGGCCGCCATCAGCTTCACCAAGGCGCTCTCCCGCGAGGTCGGCCCGATGGGAATCCGGGTCAACGCTGTGGCGCCGGGGCTGATCGAGACCGAGATGATCGCCGGCATGAAGCAGGAGATCGTCCAGAGCATCGTCAAGAGCACCGCCCTCGGCCGGCTCGGTCAGGCGGCGGAAGTGGCGGAAGCCGTGCTCTTCCTTGCCTCCGACCGGGCCTCTTACATTTCCGGCCAGTGCCTGATCGTCGACGGCGGCATCATCTAA